One Chromobacterium paludis genomic window carries:
- the dnaB gene encoding replicative DNA helicase, with amino-acid sequence MTEQYEHFDSEMAAIRTPPHSVEAEQSVLGGLLLDNSAWDKIADVVSEADFYRHDHRLVYKHIAKLVEMARPADVVTVAEALDKNAELAEIGGLAYLATLAQNTPSAANIRRYAEIVRERSIMRQLAQVGTEIADAAYSPMGRDAAQLLDEAEGRVFQIAESTAKSKQGFLEMPGLLKEVVERIDMLYSRDNPDEVTGVPTGFIDLDAKTSGLQPGDLIIVAGRPSMGKTAFSMNIAEHVAVETHLPVAVFSMEMGGAQLVMRMLGSVGRLDQHTLRTGKLGDEDWQKLTYAIGKLSEAPMYIDETPALTALEVRARARRLARQHGGKLGLIVIDYLQLMSGSGRGDNRTAELGEISRGLKGLAKELQVPVIALSQLSRAVEQRPNKRPMMSDLRESGAIEQDADLIIFMYREEYYNPENQDVKGMAEAIIGKHRNGPTGAVRLAFVGKYAKFDNAATLGISGWADSDN; translated from the coding sequence ATGACAGAACAGTACGAACATTTCGACAGCGAGATGGCGGCCATCCGCACGCCGCCGCACTCCGTGGAAGCCGAACAATCCGTGTTGGGCGGCCTGCTGCTGGACAACAGCGCCTGGGACAAGATCGCCGACGTCGTGTCCGAGGCCGACTTCTACCGTCATGACCACCGTCTGGTATACAAGCATATCGCCAAGCTGGTGGAAATGGCCCGCCCGGCTGACGTGGTGACGGTGGCCGAGGCGCTGGACAAGAATGCCGAGCTGGCCGAGATCGGCGGCCTGGCCTATCTGGCCACCTTGGCGCAGAACACGCCATCGGCGGCTAATATCCGCCGTTATGCGGAAATCGTGCGCGAGCGCTCCATCATGCGTCAATTGGCGCAGGTGGGCACTGAGATCGCCGATGCCGCCTACTCGCCCATGGGGCGCGATGCCGCGCAATTGCTGGACGAGGCCGAGGGCCGCGTGTTCCAGATCGCGGAATCCACCGCCAAGTCCAAGCAGGGCTTCCTGGAAATGCCGGGCCTGTTGAAGGAAGTGGTGGAGCGCATCGACATGCTGTATAGCCGCGATAACCCGGACGAGGTGACAGGGGTTCCCACCGGCTTCATCGACCTGGATGCCAAGACTTCCGGCCTGCAGCCGGGCGACCTGATCATCGTCGCTGGCCGTCCGTCCATGGGTAAAACGGCCTTCTCGATGAACATCGCCGAGCATGTGGCGGTGGAAACCCATCTGCCAGTAGCGGTGTTTTCGATGGAAATGGGCGGCGCGCAGCTGGTGATGCGGATGCTGGGTTCGGTGGGCCGGTTGGACCAGCACACGCTGCGTACCGGCAAGCTGGGCGACGAGGACTGGCAGAAGCTGACTTACGCCATCGGCAAGCTGTCCGAGGCGCCGATGTACATCGACGAAACGCCGGCGCTGACCGCGCTGGAAGTGCGCGCGCGCGCGCGCCGGCTGGCGCGGCAGCATGGCGGCAAACTGGGTTTGATCGTGATCGACTACCTGCAGCTGATGTCCGGGTCTGGCCGCGGCGACAACCGCACCGCGGAACTGGGCGAAATCTCGCGCGGCCTGAAGGGACTGGCCAAGGAGCTGCAGGTGCCGGTGATCGCGCTGTCTCAGCTGTCGCGCGCGGTGGAGCAGCGCCCCAACAAGCGGCCGATGATGTCGGACCTGCGGGAGTCGGGCGCCATCGAGCAGGACGCGGACTTGATCATCTTCATGTACCGCGAAGAGTACTACAACCCGGAAAACCAGGACGTGAAGGGCATGGCCGAGGCCATCATCGGCAAGCATCGTAACGGTCCCACCGGCGCGGTGCGGCTGGCTTTCGTCGGCAAATACGCCAAGTTCGACAACGCGGCCACCCTGGGCATCAGCGGCTGGGCGGACAGCGATAATTAA
- a CDS encoding BaiN/RdsA family NAD(P)/FAD-dependent oxidoreductase, producing the protein MQFDVIVIGAGAAGLMCAATAGQRGRSVLLLDHAAKLAEKIRISGGGRCNFTNIHARFDCYLSANPHFCRSALAQYTPQDFISMVERHGIGYHEKKLGQLFCDEGSERIIAMLDEECRKGGVDRRMETAILAVTRGDDGGFGVETSRGRFSSQSLVVASGGLSIPQIGATPLGYQLAEQFGLSVTPLSPALVPLTFHVEDAEIFTPLAGVSVEVEAKAGKGKFRENVLFTHKGVSGPAILQVSSYWQPGMELLLDLMPDGDAESWLEARSDSEQLLANALSELGWSRRFADAWLDRIGMNKRLKDLGPRQRRQLAEQLHRWCVKPNGTQGYKKAEVTLGGVATQALSSKSLMANAVPGLFFIGEVVDVTGWLGGYNFQWAWSSGFVAGMNC; encoded by the coding sequence TTGCAATTTGATGTGATCGTCATCGGCGCCGGCGCGGCCGGTTTGATGTGCGCCGCCACCGCCGGCCAGCGCGGCCGCAGCGTGCTGTTGCTGGACCATGCCGCCAAGCTGGCGGAGAAAATCCGCATTTCCGGCGGCGGCCGCTGCAACTTCACCAATATCCACGCGCGCTTCGACTGTTATCTGTCGGCCAATCCTCATTTTTGCCGCTCCGCGCTGGCCCAATATACGCCGCAGGATTTCATCTCCATGGTAGAGCGGCACGGCATCGGCTACCACGAGAAAAAGTTGGGCCAGCTGTTCTGCGACGAAGGCAGCGAGCGCATCATCGCCATGCTGGACGAGGAGTGCCGCAAAGGCGGCGTGGACCGCCGCATGGAAACCGCCATCCTGGCCGTGACGCGCGGCGACGATGGCGGCTTTGGCGTGGAAACCAGCCGCGGCCGCTTCTCCAGCCAATCGCTGGTCGTCGCCAGCGGCGGGCTGTCCATTCCGCAGATCGGCGCCACGCCGCTTGGCTACCAGTTGGCGGAGCAATTTGGCCTGTCGGTCACGCCGCTGTCGCCGGCGCTGGTGCCACTGACTTTCCACGTCGAGGATGCGGAAATCTTTACGCCGCTGGCTGGCGTGTCGGTGGAAGTGGAGGCCAAGGCCGGCAAAGGCAAGTTCCGCGAGAATGTCCTGTTCACACACAAGGGCGTGTCCGGGCCGGCGATTCTGCAGGTGTCGTCCTATTGGCAACCGGGCATGGAGCTGCTGCTGGATTTGATGCCGGACGGCGACGCGGAAAGCTGGTTGGAGGCGAGGTCGGACAGCGAGCAGCTGCTGGCCAACGCGCTGTCCGAATTGGGTTGGTCGCGCCGCTTCGCCGACGCCTGGCTGGATCGCATCGGCATGAATAAGCGTTTGAAGGACCTGGGGCCCAGGCAGCGCCGTCAGTTGGCGGAGCAGCTGCACCGCTGGTGCGTGAAGCCCAACGGCACCCAGGGCTACAAGAAAGCCGAAGTCACTTTGGGCGGCGTCGCCACCCAGGCGCTGTCATCCAAGTCTTTGATGGCCAACGCGGTGCCGGGCCTGTTTTTCATCGGCGAGGTGGTGGACGTCACCGGCTGGTTGGGCGGCTACAACTTCCAATGGGCGTGGTCGTCCGGCTTCGTCGCCGGGATGAATTGCTGA
- the sodB gene encoding superoxide dismutase [Fe], producing the protein MEHKLPELPYALDALAPHISKETLEFHYGKHHQTYITNLNNLIKGTEFENASLEEIVKKSSGGIFNNAAQVWNHTFYWFGLAPNAGGEPTGALADAINAKWGSFEEFKKAFTQTAVGTFGSGWAWLVKNSDGSLDLVSTSNAATPLTTDKKPLLTCDVWEHAYYIDYRNSRPNYMDSFWKLVNWDFVAKNFA; encoded by the coding sequence ATGGAACACAAACTGCCTGAACTGCCGTACGCGCTGGACGCCCTGGCCCCGCACATCTCCAAGGAAACCCTGGAGTTCCACTACGGCAAGCACCATCAGACCTACATCACGAACCTGAACAACCTGATCAAGGGTACCGAGTTCGAGAACGCCTCCCTGGAAGAGATCGTCAAGAAGTCTTCCGGCGGCATTTTCAACAACGCCGCTCAGGTTTGGAACCACACCTTCTACTGGTTCGGCCTGGCCCCGAACGCTGGCGGCGAGCCGACCGGCGCGCTGGCCGACGCCATCAACGCCAAGTGGGGCTCTTTCGAAGAGTTCAAGAAGGCCTTCACCCAGACCGCCGTCGGCACCTTCGGCTCTGGCTGGGCCTGGCTGGTGAAGAACAGCGACGGCAGCCTGGACCTGGTATCCACCAGCAACGCCGCCACCCCGCTGACCACCGACAAGAAGCCGCTCCTGACCTGTGACGTGTGGGAACACGCGTATTATATCGACTACCGCAACAGCCGCCCGAACTATATGGATAGCTTCTGGAAGCTGGTGAACTGGGACTTCGTGGCCAAGAACTTCGCCTGA
- a CDS encoding substrate-binding periplasmic protein encodes MAEPPLELVTLQYPPYEYLDGVEVKGFVVNVVREAFHRLGRPIHVTVYPWGRSLAMVEGGQADAIFTVYKTPEREALLDYSHQVLMPQTVSLFALKDSAIPFDGDLRALAGLRFGVVRAVSYGAVFDAAVKAGSIRIADVAASGEQNMDKLLARRFDILVSNRYGAWDIARRRRAEGRIRELQPPLEEIPSYIAFSRKPQLAGLRDRFDAVLQAMKQDGSYQRIIAATAPDAPPQDAKKGP; translated from the coding sequence ATGGCCGAACCGCCGCTGGAATTGGTCACCTTGCAGTATCCGCCTTACGAATACCTGGATGGCGTGGAGGTAAAGGGGTTCGTGGTCAATGTCGTGCGCGAGGCTTTTCATCGACTGGGCAGGCCGATTCATGTCACGGTTTATCCATGGGGCCGCTCCTTGGCCATGGTCGAGGGCGGGCAGGCAGACGCTATCTTTACCGTATACAAGACGCCGGAGCGCGAGGCGCTGTTGGACTACTCCCACCAAGTATTGATGCCGCAGACTGTGTCGCTGTTCGCGCTGAAGGACTCGGCCATCCCGTTCGACGGCGATCTGCGAGCCTTGGCCGGTTTGCGTTTCGGCGTGGTGCGGGCGGTCAGCTATGGGGCGGTTTTTGACGCCGCGGTCAAGGCGGGCTCAATTCGCATCGCCGACGTGGCCGCCAGCGGGGAGCAGAATATGGACAAACTGCTGGCGCGGCGTTTCGACATCCTGGTCAGCAACCGTTACGGCGCCTGGGACATCGCGCGCCGTCGCCGCGCGGAAGGGCGCATCCGCGAACTACAGCCTCCGCTGGAGGAAATTCCGAGCTATATCGCCTTTTCGCGCAAGCCGCAGCTGGCCGGCTTGCGCGATCGCTTTGATGCGGTATTGCAGGCGATGAAGCAGGATGGCAGCTATCAGCGCATCATCGCGGCCACGGCGCCGGATGCGCCGCCGCAAGACGCAAAAAAGGGGCCATAG
- the purF gene encoding amidophosphoribosyltransferase, with amino-acid sequence MCGILGVVGQSPVNQLLYDGLQVLQHRGQDAAGIVTANGKTFHMHKGSGMVRDVFRTRNMRSLLGNAGIAHVRYPTAGSASCLAEAQPFYVNSPFGLVLAHNGNLTNTEELKAEMYRHDLRHINTNSDSEVLLNVFAHELAQRVQGAELTVDAVFGAVSAVHRRVKGAYAVVAMIAGYGLVAFRDPNGIRPLVMGCTESDGKTEYMFASESVALDCSGFTLLRDVLPGECVYVSFDGDMHSQVCAENTRLAPCLFEYVYFARPDSVIDGVSVYQSRLNMGEMLAEKIRRDLPGLDIDVVIPIPDSSRQSALQLANALGLPYREGFIKNRYIGRTFIMPGQAVRRKSVRQKLNPVPLEFAGRNVLLVDDSIVRGTTSKEIVQMARDSGAKKVYFASAAPAVRFPNVYGIDMPTRAELLATGRDEREIAREIGADEVIYQDLDALKDAVSSVNRELKLFESSCFDGEYITGDITTAYLDAIECARLDLKGKDKDGSEQMIDLNLNVAEQNLM; translated from the coding sequence ATGTGTGGAATTCTAGGCGTGGTCGGTCAATCTCCGGTCAATCAGCTGCTGTACGACGGCTTGCAGGTGCTGCAACACCGCGGACAGGATGCGGCCGGCATCGTCACCGCCAATGGCAAGACCTTTCACATGCACAAGGGCAGCGGCATGGTGCGCGACGTGTTCCGCACCCGCAATATGCGTTCGCTGCTGGGCAATGCCGGCATCGCGCATGTGCGCTACCCGACGGCCGGCTCGGCCTCCTGCCTGGCCGAGGCGCAGCCGTTCTACGTCAATTCGCCGTTTGGCCTGGTGCTGGCGCATAACGGCAATCTGACCAATACCGAGGAGCTGAAGGCGGAGATGTACCGGCACGATCTGAGGCACATCAACACCAACTCGGACTCCGAGGTGCTGCTCAATGTGTTCGCGCATGAGCTGGCGCAGCGCGTGCAGGGGGCGGAATTGACCGTGGATGCGGTGTTCGGCGCCGTGTCCGCCGTGCATCGCCGAGTCAAGGGCGCTTACGCGGTGGTGGCAATGATCGCCGGCTACGGCCTGGTGGCTTTCCGCGATCCTAACGGCATCCGGCCGCTGGTGATGGGCTGCACCGAGTCAGACGGCAAGACCGAATACATGTTCGCGTCCGAATCGGTGGCGCTGGACTGTTCCGGCTTCACGCTGCTGCGCGACGTGCTGCCCGGAGAGTGCGTCTATGTCAGCTTCGATGGCGACATGCACAGCCAGGTGTGCGCCGAAAACACCCGACTGGCGCCGTGCCTGTTCGAGTATGTGTATTTCGCCCGCCCGGACTCGGTGATAGACGGCGTGTCGGTTTATCAATCCCGCCTGAACATGGGCGAGATGCTGGCCGAGAAGATCCGCCGCGACCTGCCGGGGCTGGACATCGACGTGGTGATTCCCATTCCGGACTCCAGCCGGCAGAGCGCGCTGCAGCTGGCCAATGCGCTGGGCCTGCCGTACCGCGAGGGCTTCATCAAGAACCGTTACATCGGCCGCACCTTCATCATGCCGGGGCAGGCGGTGCGCCGGAAGTCGGTGCGCCAGAAGCTGAACCCGGTGCCGCTGGAGTTTGCCGGCCGCAATGTGCTTTTGGTAGATGATTCCATCGTGCGCGGCACCACCTCCAAGGAGATCGTGCAGATGGCGCGCGACTCCGGCGCCAAGAAAGTGTATTTCGCCTCCGCCGCGCCGGCCGTGCGCTTTCCCAACGTCTACGGCATCGACATGCCCACCCGCGCCGAGCTGCTGGCCACCGGCCGCGACGAACGGGAGATCGCGCGCGAGATCGGCGCGGACGAGGTGATCTATCAGGATCTGGATGCGCTGAAAGACGCGGTCAGCAGCGTCAATCGAGAGTTGAAACTGTTCGAAAGTTCCTGCTTCGACGGCGAGTACATCACTGGCGACATCACCACGGCCTATCTGGACGCCATAGAATGCGCGCGTCTGGACCTGAAGGGCAAAGACAAGGACGGCAGCGAACAGATGATTGATTTGAACCTGAATGTGGCGGAGCAGAACCTGATGTAA
- a CDS encoding CvpA family protein produces MTAFDYIVIAIVAGSVLMALVRGLIVEVLSLGAWLIAFWCAKQFSPLVEGFLPASLPGEGVRMVASFVLVFFLIWLGTALLRVMLTGLVDSIGLGAINRLLGGMFGLARGVVLVTVMVLLGGLSSLPQKPMWRNAVLAAPFESLALSLRPWLPPMMANNLHYDSPGQAPDS; encoded by the coding sequence ATGACCGCCTTCGACTATATCGTCATTGCCATCGTCGCCGGTTCGGTGCTGATGGCCTTGGTGCGCGGCCTGATCGTGGAAGTGCTCTCCCTGGGCGCCTGGCTGATCGCCTTTTGGTGCGCCAAGCAGTTTTCTCCCCTGGTGGAGGGCTTTTTGCCCGCCAGCCTGCCGGGCGAGGGCGTGCGCATGGTGGCGAGCTTCGTATTGGTCTTTTTCCTGATCTGGCTGGGCACAGCCTTGCTGCGCGTGATGCTGACCGGACTGGTGGACAGCATAGGGCTGGGCGCGATCAATCGCCTGTTGGGCGGCATGTTCGGCCTGGCGCGCGGCGTGGTGCTAGTCACGGTCATGGTGCTGTTGGGCGGCTTGAGCAGCCTGCCCCAGAAACCGATGTGGAGGAACGCGGTGTTGGCCGCTCCATTTGAATCTTTGGCTTTGTCACTGAGGCCATGGTTGCCGCCCATGATGGCGAACAACCTACACTACGACTCACCCGGCCAGGCGCCGGACAGTTAG
- a CDS encoding SPOR domain-containing protein, with protein sequence MALSSHDELILLRKRARRRLVGAVVLVSVATAVLWKVVDHLPEQQMRPESIEIMGGASAPASAKKAASPVVAEAMPPAGSATELPANLSSITAPAPAAHEASRPAEKTQEKPAASSKPEPKPIPKSEPKHTPEAPKPESKPRKQPDPAAILEGRFDSESHPAKSEARGKSIIQLAALSDPAKVEAMRGKLASIGVTAHFSKVETSKGEVTRVRVGPFASQAEAQAALHKLARAGINGIIINK encoded by the coding sequence ATGGCACTGTCCAGCCACGATGAACTGATCCTGTTGAGAAAGCGCGCCCGCCGTCGCCTGGTGGGCGCGGTGGTGCTGGTTTCCGTCGCCACCGCCGTATTGTGGAAAGTGGTGGATCATCTGCCGGAGCAGCAGATGCGACCCGAATCCATCGAGATCATGGGCGGCGCCTCCGCGCCAGCCTCGGCCAAGAAAGCCGCTTCCCCCGTCGTTGCGGAAGCGATGCCGCCCGCCGGTTCGGCGACCGAGCTGCCGGCCAATCTGTCGTCCATCACCGCGCCTGCGCCCGCCGCCCACGAGGCGTCGCGGCCAGCGGAAAAGACGCAAGAGAAGCCGGCCGCAAGCAGCAAGCCCGAGCCTAAGCCCATACCCAAGTCCGAGCCCAAGCACACGCCGGAGGCGCCCAAGCCGGAAAGCAAGCCGCGCAAGCAGCCCGATCCGGCCGCCATTCTGGAAGGCCGCTTCGACTCCGAAAGCCATCCGGCCAAGAGCGAGGCCCGCGGCAAGTCCATCATTCAGCTGGCCGCGTTGTCCGATCCGGCCAAAGTGGAGGCCATGCGCGGCAAGCTCGCGTCCATCGGCGTGACGGCCCACTTCTCCAAGGTGGAAACCAGCAAGGGCGAAGTGACGCGGGTGCGGGTGGGACCGTTTGCCAGCCAGGCCGAGGCCCAGGCGGCGCTGCATAAGCTGGCGCGCGCCGGCATCAACGGCATCATCATCAATAAGTAG
- the folC gene encoding bifunctional tetrahydrofolate synthase/dihydrofolate synthase has translation MTTKKTLDDWLRWQETLHLSAIDMGLARVARVRDAMNLKPACPVIMVAGTNGKGSTCAMLSSMLRAAGYKVGAYTSPHILRYNERIAIDLKPAADERIIQSFEAIDAARGDTTLTYFEFGTLAAVHSFVAEKVDVIILEVGLGGRLDAVNIFEPDVSVVVSVDLDHQAILGDNREDIGFEKAGIYRAGKPAICVDAEPPKRLLEHAAAIGADLRLYGRDFGFTRMDNQWSFRHGDHARHALPIPALRGGYQMVNACGALAALEAIKDKLPVGIGAVKQGLVEVEWPGRFQVLPGRPAVVLDVGHNPHAVKAMTAALKQLPYAETRYAVFSMLADKDMAAVIELAKGEFDRWLVAGLDMPRGQSGAAIAAALKQAGVSHVESYDSVAQAWSAALSQAGDNDRIVVFGSFHTVAEVEAARRHPV, from the coding sequence ATGACTACGAAAAAGACCCTGGACGATTGGCTGCGCTGGCAGGAAACCCTGCACCTCTCCGCGATAGACATGGGCTTGGCGCGCGTTGCGCGCGTGCGCGACGCGATGAATCTCAAGCCGGCCTGCCCGGTGATCATGGTGGCTGGCACCAATGGCAAGGGCTCCACCTGCGCCATGCTGTCCAGCATGCTGCGCGCCGCCGGCTACAAGGTGGGCGCCTACACTTCGCCGCACATCCTGCGTTACAACGAGCGCATCGCCATTGATCTCAAGCCCGCCGCCGACGAGCGCATCATCCAGAGCTTCGAGGCGATAGACGCGGCGCGCGGCGACACCACGCTCACATACTTCGAATTCGGCACCCTGGCCGCGGTGCATAGCTTTGTCGCCGAGAAAGTGGATGTGATCATCCTGGAGGTGGGTCTGGGCGGCCGGCTGGACGCGGTCAATATCTTCGAGCCGGACGTGTCCGTCGTGGTCAGCGTGGACTTGGACCACCAGGCGATTCTGGGCGACAACCGCGAGGACATCGGTTTCGAGAAGGCCGGCATCTACCGCGCGGGCAAACCGGCGATCTGCGTCGATGCGGAGCCGCCCAAGCGGCTGCTGGAGCACGCCGCGGCCATCGGCGCGGACCTCCGGTTGTACGGCCGCGATTTCGGCTTCACGCGCATGGACAACCAGTGGTCCTTCCGCCATGGCGATCATGCTCGCCATGCCTTGCCGATTCCGGCGCTGCGCGGCGGCTACCAGATGGTCAACGCCTGCGGCGCGCTGGCCGCGCTGGAAGCGATCAAGGACAAGCTGCCGGTCGGCATCGGCGCGGTCAAGCAAGGGCTGGTGGAGGTGGAGTGGCCGGGCCGCTTCCAGGTGCTGCCGGGCCGGCCGGCCGTGGTGCTGGACGTGGGCCATAATCCGCACGCGGTCAAGGCGATGACGGCGGCGCTGAAACAGCTGCCGTACGCGGAAACGCGCTATGCCGTGTTCTCCATGCTGGCGGACAAAGACATGGCCGCCGTGATCGAGCTGGCCAAGGGAGAGTTTGACCGGTGGCTGGTGGCCGGGCTGGACATGCCGCGCGGCCAAAGTGGCGCTGCGATAGCCGCGGCGCTGAAACAGGCGGGCGTCTCCCACGTCGAATCGTATGATAGCGTGGCGCAAGCCTGGTCGGCCGCCTTATCGCAGGCCGGCGACAATGATAGAATCGTCGTTTTCGGGTCATTCCACACGGTAGCGGAAGTGGAAGCGGCCCGGCGTCACCCGGTTTGA
- a CDS encoding protein YgfX: MRRDKPLLQPFAVPLRPSRCWLALVLGALAAYSLLLLLYLPSRYALSLPLAAALAWLALRGGGWLRGDFPAWLEVDPRGRLFLCRAASREEAVVLDDCFITPVLTVLNVRVAGRRRSVMLWPDSADAEPRRRLRVYLLWFEPPQPSDQTETHP; encoded by the coding sequence ATGCGACGGGACAAGCCGCTGCTGCAGCCGTTCGCCGTGCCGCTGCGGCCCTCCCGTTGCTGGCTGGCGCTGGTGCTGGGCGCCTTGGCGGCTTACAGTCTGCTGCTTTTGCTGTATTTGCCGTCGCGCTACGCGCTGAGCCTGCCGCTCGCCGCGGCGCTGGCATGGCTGGCCCTGCGAGGCGGCGGCTGGCTGCGCGGCGATTTCCCCGCCTGGCTGGAGGTCGATCCGCGCGGGCGATTGTTTCTGTGCCGCGCGGCCTCGCGCGAAGAGGCCGTGGTGCTGGACGACTGTTTCATCACCCCCGTGCTGACGGTATTGAATGTGCGCGTGGCCGGGCGCCGGCGCAGCGTGATGCTGTGGCCTGACTCCGCGGACGCCGAGCCGCGGCGTCGGCTCAGAGTGTATCTGCTGTGGTTTGAGCCGCCCCAGCCTAGCGATCAAACGGAAACCCATCCATGA
- a CDS encoding ATP-binding cassette domain-containing protein has protein sequence MALITVEKACLAFGHHALLDNVDFALEPGEAVGLIGRNGAGKSSLLKGIAGAVQLDDGRINIKGDVKVAYVPQEPEFDPEHSVFEAVAEGLGDLKALLTDYHKVTQQLTQADADHEQALARMETIQHELEARGGWQFDALISSTLSHLGLNPDARISDLSGGWKKRVALARALASKPDVLLLDEPTNHLDVSAIEWLEGLIKSFSGSVLLITHDRRFLDNVATRIIELDRGILRSYPGSFSAYQTRKAEELAIEEEQNRVFDKFHAQEEAWIRKGVEARRTRNEGRVRRLEAIRRERSSRRERVGQVNFQLDAGERSGKLVAELEHVSKGFGDKQLIRDFTSRILRGDKIGLIGPNGAGKTTLLKLILGELEPDAGTVKQGTKLEIAYFDQFREQLDEETSVADIISQGNDFVEIGGVKKHVMSYLEDFLFSPQRARSPVRSLSGGERNRLLLARLFTRPANVLVLDEPTNDLDIDTLELLEDVIAQYSGTVFLVSHDRAFLDNVVTQVIAFEGAGKLEEYPGGYQDWLDAKKRMAEYAPAEKAKPAAPAAEAPRQDKPKAARNKLSYNETRELAALPDQISALEAEQAELNQRLLDPNCYRDTPKEAIAWQQRVEAIDELLLDKLARWEELEAAQQRLR, from the coding sequence ATGGCTCTGATTACCGTCGAGAAGGCATGCCTCGCCTTCGGACACCACGCGCTGCTGGACAATGTAGATTTCGCCCTGGAACCGGGCGAGGCAGTCGGCCTGATCGGCCGCAACGGCGCGGGCAAATCGTCGCTGCTCAAAGGCATCGCCGGAGCGGTGCAGCTGGACGACGGCCGCATCAACATCAAGGGCGACGTCAAAGTCGCCTACGTGCCGCAGGAGCCGGAATTCGATCCCGAGCACAGCGTGTTCGAAGCCGTGGCCGAAGGCCTGGGCGACCTGAAGGCCCTGCTCACCGACTACCACAAGGTCACCCAGCAGCTGACTCAGGCCGACGCCGACCACGAGCAGGCGCTCGCCCGCATGGAAACCATCCAGCACGAGCTGGAAGCGCGCGGCGGCTGGCAGTTCGACGCGCTGATTTCGTCCACGCTGAGCCACCTGGGCCTGAACCCGGACGCGCGCATCTCCGACCTGTCCGGCGGCTGGAAAAAGCGGGTGGCGCTGGCGCGCGCGCTGGCGTCCAAGCCGGATGTGCTGCTCCTGGACGAGCCGACCAACCACTTGGACGTGTCCGCCATCGAATGGCTGGAAGGCCTGATCAAGAGTTTCTCCGGCAGCGTATTGCTGATCACCCACGACCGCCGCTTCCTCGACAACGTCGCCACCCGCATCATCGAACTGGACCGCGGCATTCTGCGCAGCTATCCGGGCAGCTTCTCCGCCTACCAGACGCGCAAGGCGGAAGAGTTGGCGATTGAAGAGGAGCAGAACCGCGTGTTCGACAAGTTCCACGCCCAGGAAGAAGCGTGGATACGCAAGGGCGTGGAGGCGCGCCGCACCCGCAACGAAGGCCGCGTGCGCCGGCTGGAGGCCATCCGCCGCGAACGCTCCTCGCGCCGCGAGCGCGTGGGCCAGGTGAACTTCCAGCTGGACGCCGGCGAACGCTCCGGCAAGCTGGTGGCGGAGCTGGAGCACGTCAGCAAGGGCTTTGGCGACAAGCAACTGATCCGCGATTTCACCAGCCGCATCCTGCGCGGCGACAAGATCGGCCTGATCGGGCCCAACGGCGCCGGCAAGACCACGCTGCTGAAGCTGATCCTGGGCGAGCTGGAACCCGATGCCGGCACGGTCAAGCAAGGCACCAAGCTGGAAATCGCCTACTTCGACCAATTCCGCGAGCAACTGGACGAGGAAACCAGCGTCGCCGACATCATCAGCCAGGGCAATGACTTCGTCGAAATCGGCGGCGTGAAGAAGCATGTGATGAGCTATCTGGAGGACTTCCTGTTCTCGCCGCAACGCGCCCGCAGCCCGGTGCGCTCGCTGTCCGGCGGCGAGCGCAACCGCCTGCTGCTGGCCCGCCTGTTCACCCGCCCGGCCAATGTGCTGGTGCTGGACGAGCCGACCAACGATCTGGACATTGACACCCTGGAATTGCTGGAAGACGTGATCGCTCAGTACAGCGGCACCGTGTTCTTGGTCAGCCACGACCGCGCCTTCCTCGACAATGTAGTAACCCAGGTCATCGCCTTCGAGGGCGCGGGCAAGCTGGAGGAATACCCTGGCGGCTACCAGGACTGGCTGGACGCCAAAAAACGCATGGCCGAATACGCCCCGGCGGAAAAAGCCAAACCGGCCGCCCCGGCTGCGGAAGCGCCGCGCCAGGACAAGCCCAAGGCCGCGCGCAACAAGCTGTCCTACAACGAAACCCGCGAACTGGCGGCGCTGCCGGACCAGATCAGCGCGCTGGAGGCCGAGCAGGCCGAGCTGAACCAGCGTCTGCTGGACCCCAACTGCTATCGCGACACGCCCAAGGAAGCCATCGCCTGGCAGCAGCGCGTGGAGGCCATCGACGAACTGCTGTTGGACAAGCTGGCGCGCTGGGAAGAACTGGAAGCCGCTCAGCAACGGTTGCGCTAA